aattagtatataaattttaatgattaaaagggaaattttgcataaaaataattgtaaatttaCACACCAAAATATAAGGATTAAAAGAGAAATTTtaccaaataaaaaattaaaatcccacacagttatataaaaatttaagtaaaataaatataaaaactcaatataaatataaaccgAAGCTAGTGAAAATTTCaaattacatatataaataatttatatatatattttaggaaataaaagaaaattttattttttgaaactcTTAAATACAAAGCATCTTATCTCATTCTGTTATATTCTATAAATATATACACGAAAGCGAGAGTTCATGGAAAAGCATTATGAAGATCATTATGCCATGGTTTTAAAAAGGAGCGTagtaatattttcaaaaacgccacaattaatattattttattttcaagagCTAGTAGCATTTTGAGGAGCATAATAATTGCTCTGCAACACGCCAGTTTaactgataatttttttaaataaaaagtaatactAAAACTTTTTTTATTGACATTTTtgagtaaaaattaatttaataaataattttagattcacattacacttttaaaattttatttacatctttttaataattaatttgtcTGGTCTTTCCACGAGTTGGATTTAAAAATTATCAGACATACTTAGAacctaaataataaaacaatacaCCAAATACCTTTGAAATTGAAGATACAGTTAAACTTTCTAATAAAGGTCATGATTAATTTATGCATTTACCtcttatttaaaagaaattgaaaaaagttaaattccgtttatttatttttgtcatTTTTCATGTTTgcgattaaaaattttaatttttcaatttaaaaaatttcaattttttaaaaattaatttaatctctcttattgtaaatagttaaaatatatataatactataataacaataaattaattGGGATTTTGGGTTGGGCTCTCTTCTTAACAGATTTGGTCTATTAGCGTGGCCCaactttttacttttctttatatttttttctttttgagacggATTTCGCGTCAAAGCAAAGAAAAgcaggaagaaaagaaaaacggTGGTACAGTCGGCTGAGCAGCAGGGGTTTTGATATATTGATACAAACCAACagagaaaatggcaagttctTTCAGTCCTTGTTTTTGATTCTCTTCATCTTTAGATCTGTTtaaactatttctgaagtttTGTTTCATTTAGGTTTTGGATCTAATGTTTCATCCTTGTAATCTAGTACTAGTATGCTATTTGATTCTACTTTCTTTAACGGAAACAATGGTTGATTGGTGAAGCTTTTGCAATTATTGTcattatttttgaattttcatgattatgagttctttgattTTGGAAATTTTCAAGTCATGTGAGATCTTTTGTTCTGTGCCTTGGAATGTATGGATGGGAAGTTGTTTACATCTCTGAAGTAGCTTTCCACTAATTGTTGAAATAATTCATTATGGGTTCAGTAACTCTGGATGAAGGCTGCACTCCAATCATTCAGAACTTCCAGTTTTCTCCAAATGCTTTACCTAACTGTGATTTATGAATTCTTGTATATTTAGTAATTTGAATACAGACATTAACGGTTCCTGTTACTGTGTGTTCCAGATTCACTTTGTCCTTCTTATTAGTCGACAAGGGAAAGTGAGGTTGACCAAATGGTATTCCACATATTCTCAAAAGGAAAGAACTAAGGTAGTTATCATAAATTCTCGTTTTTTAGTTCTTTCAGTTATAGATTTCAggatttttttaaagatatgTGTAAGTCCGTGATGATGATAGAATGTTGGTCTATGCTTCTGGTGGTACCATTTTCTGTTGACAATTATCTGAAAATATTTTGCTTTCTTAACGTTACTTATGTCTATTTGTCTATGGTGCCACATTTTGAGAAGGTTATTCGTGAACTAAGTGGTGTGATTCTGTCTCGAGGACCCAAACTTTGTAATTTTGTTGAATGGAGAGGATATAAAGTTGTTTATAAAAGGTAATGCAAGAACAGATAGCACCTTCTTTTTTATGTAGAAAGACTGCGAAGTGTGTTTTGTTATCTTAGATATGATCAATATGTCATTTCCATTTAATGCAATTTGCAGGTATGCTAGTCTTTATttctgcatgtgcattgatCAAGATGACAATGAATTGGAAGTCCTTGAAATAATTCATCATTATGTTGAGATTCTGGACCGGTATTTTGGCAGTGTGAGTAACTTAACCCTGTGGGCACTCTGTTTCATTAGTCTCCATTTCCTGGAAAATGATACGCATATGAAAACtacttgtttttcttttcttagaaAATGAATCATGCTGTGATATTTTTTTGACTCAAAATCACAATGGAATTTTGTGTATATATATTGGTGTTCTGGGTGTAACTAAAACATTTATCTAAGAATGAGAATATTTGACCTTTATGTGCTCTATGTTCTTGCACTTGGTTTTACTCTATTTAAAAACAGAAGAGAGCCATGTTAAATCATGGTGGGACTGGGTTCTATTAGCCTGATAGACCCTGATCTCAGCTGCTAATAGCAAGCTACTATTGAATTGAGTGTTGAATAATGATTGTGTGCTTatcttttagttatttaaatatGTGTGAGTTTGTAGAATTCTTGCAAAAaattgctctctctctctctctctctctctctctctctctctctaaagtGGCTTGGCTTTCCTGTTGGATGTGGAAAATg
The genomic region above belongs to Manihot esculenta cultivar AM560-2 chromosome 3, M.esculenta_v8, whole genome shotgun sequence and contains:
- the LOC110611035 gene encoding AP-1 complex subunit sigma-2 isoform X1, with protein sequence MIHFVLLISRQGKVRLTKWYSTYSQKERTKVIRELSGVILSRGPKLCNFVEWRGYKVVYKRYASLYFCMCIDQDDNELEVLEIIHHYVEILDRYFGSVCELDLIFNFHKAYYILDELLIAGELQESSKKTVARLIAAQDSLVEAAKEQASSISNIIAQATK
- the LOC110611035 gene encoding AP-1 complex subunit sigma-2 isoform X2, whose translation is MIHFVLLISRQGKVRLTKWYSTYSQKERTKVIRELSGVILSRGPKLCNFVEWRGYKVVYKRYASLYFCMCIDQDDNELEVLEIIHHYVEILDRYFGSAYYILDELLIAGELQESSKKTVARLIAAQDSLVEAAKEQASSISNIIAQATK